A single region of the Streptomyces caelestis genome encodes:
- a CDS encoding SRPBCC family protein produces the protein MDWNRYRFRSLWALPAPPATVYEALERAEDYPRWWRQVREVTRLDDTTGVIRVRSVLPYDMTFTAREARRDPGAGVLEIALSGDMEGWARWTLTPEGAGTLARYDQFVEVRKPLLRRLAVPCRPAFRANHRLMMRAGARGLARHLDAV, from the coding sequence ATGGACTGGAACCGCTACCGCTTCCGCAGTCTGTGGGCCCTTCCCGCGCCGCCCGCCACCGTGTACGAGGCGCTGGAGCGCGCCGAGGACTACCCCCGGTGGTGGCGCCAGGTCCGGGAGGTGACCCGGCTCGACGACACGACGGGGGTGATCCGGGTCCGCTCCGTCCTGCCGTACGACATGACCTTCACCGCGCGGGAGGCGCGACGTGATCCCGGGGCCGGCGTGCTGGAGATCGCCCTGTCCGGTGACATGGAGGGATGGGCACGCTGGACGCTCACGCCGGAGGGGGCGGGGACTCTGGCGCGGTACGACCAGTTCGTCGAGGTCCGCAAGCCGCTGTTGCGGCGGCTCGCCGTGCCGTGCCGGCCCGCCTTCCGGGCCAATCACCGGCTGATGATGCGCGCGGGAGCGCGCGGACTGGCCAGGCACCTCGACGCGGTTTGA
- a CDS encoding HIT family protein yields the protein MLHCMTSEPEQQLGVGTQDAFQRLWTPHRMAYIQGENKPTGPGAGDGCPFCSIPAKSDEDGLVVKRGEQVYAVLNLYPYNGGHLMTVPYRHVADYTDLTAGETAELGELTKQAMTALRTASGAHGFNIGMNQGSVAGAGIAAHLHQHIVPRWGGDTNFMPVVGHTRVLPQLLADTRKMLAEAWPTA from the coding sequence ATGCTGCACTGCATGACGAGTGAGCCGGAGCAGCAGCTGGGAGTGGGGACGCAGGATGCGTTCCAGCGTCTGTGGACGCCCCATCGGATGGCCTACATCCAGGGCGAGAACAAGCCGACCGGCCCCGGCGCCGGCGACGGCTGTCCCTTCTGCTCGATCCCGGCCAAGTCCGACGAGGACGGGCTGGTCGTCAAGCGCGGCGAGCAGGTCTACGCGGTGCTCAATCTCTACCCGTACAACGGCGGGCACCTGATGACCGTGCCCTACCGGCACGTCGCCGACTACACCGACCTCACGGCGGGGGAGACCGCCGAGCTCGGCGAGCTCACCAAGCAGGCGATGACGGCCCTGCGCACGGCCTCCGGCGCCCACGGCTTCAACATCGGCATGAACCAGGGCTCGGTCGCCGGCGCGGGCATCGCGGCGCACCTGCACCAGCACATCGTGCCGAGGTGGGGTGGCGACACGAACTTCATGCCGGTGGTGGGACATACGCGGGTGCTGCCGCAACTGCTGGCGGACACGAGGAAGATGCTGGCGGAAGCCTGGCCGACGGCTTAG
- a CDS encoding 3'-5' exonuclease, translating to MTTCWYEGPLAAFDTETTGVDVETDRIVSAAVVVQDAPGVRPRVSRWLVNPGVPVPAEATAVHGLTEEHLQRNGRWPAPVMFEIAEALAEQAHVGRPVVVMNAPFDLTLFDRELRRHRASALSRWFESAPLCVLDPRVLDKHLDRYRKGRRTLTDLCAHYGVALEGAHDAAADAVAALEVTRAVGRRFASRLERLGPGELHTLQAVWHAAQARGLQAWFARSGVEEAVDPAWPLRPDLPAAA from the coding sequence ATGACGACGTGCTGGTATGAAGGGCCGCTGGCCGCCTTCGACACGGAGACGACGGGCGTGGACGTCGAGACCGACCGCATCGTGTCGGCCGCCGTCGTCGTCCAGGACGCCCCGGGCGTCCGGCCGCGGGTCAGCCGCTGGCTGGTGAACCCGGGCGTGCCGGTGCCCGCCGAGGCGACGGCGGTGCACGGGCTGACGGAGGAACACCTCCAGCGCAACGGCCGGTGGCCGGCGCCGGTGATGTTCGAGATAGCGGAGGCGCTCGCCGAGCAGGCGCACGTCGGCCGCCCGGTCGTGGTGATGAACGCGCCGTTCGATCTGACCCTGTTCGACCGGGAGTTGCGCCGCCATCGCGCCTCGGCCCTGAGCCGCTGGTTCGAGTCGGCGCCGCTGTGCGTGCTCGACCCGAGGGTCCTGGACAAGCATCTGGACCGCTATCGCAAGGGCCGCCGCACGCTGACCGATCTGTGCGCGCACTACGGCGTCGCCCTGGAGGGCGCGCACGACGCGGCGGCCGACGCCGTTGCGGCGCTGGAGGTCACCCGGGCGGTGGGCCGCCGTTTCGCGTCGCGGCTGGAGCGTCTCGGCCCCGGTGAGCTGCACACCCTTCAGGCGGTGTGGCACGCGGCGCAGGCCCGGGGTCTCCAGGCCTGGTTCGCGCGCAGCGGCGTGGAGGAGGCGGTCGATCCGGCCTGGCCGCTGCGTCCGGACCTGCCGGCGGCGGCCTGA
- a CDS encoding elongation factor G-like protein EF-G2 — protein sequence MGDKAQTHPGAAGRAQAADHPQSVRNVVLVGHSGSGKTTLVEALALTAGAVNRAGRVEDGGTVSDYDEIEHRQQRSVQLSLVPVEWDGIKVNLLDTPGYADFVGELRAGLRAADAALFVVSASDGVDGSTRMVWEECAAVGMPRAIVVTHLEAARADFEEMTRICAEAFGADDPDAVLPLYLPLHGPQAPDGHAPVTGLIGLLSQKLFDYSTGERKESEPGEDQLPLIEEARNRLIEGIISESEDETLMDRYLGGEPIDVKTLIEDLERAVARGVFFPVLAAAPAAEGSRQGLGTVELLELITRGFPTPLEHETVRVTTIDGKPRELKPCDPGAPLVAEVVKTSSDPYVGRLSLIRVFSGTLRADQTVHVSGHGLADRGHEDHDVDERIGALSTPFGKQQRPVSHVIAGDLACVAKLSRAETGDTLSSKDDPLLMEPWQMPDPLLPLAIQAHSKPDEDKLSQGLARLVAEDPTMRLEQNQDTHQVVLWCLGEAHADVALERLRSRYGVQVDVVPHKVSLRETFATKAAGRGRHVKQSGGHGQFAICEIEVEPLPGGSGVEFVDKVVGGAVPRQFIPSVEKGVRAQAAKGVAAGYPLIDVRVILLDGKAHSVDSSDAAFQTAGALALREAAADAKIHLLEPVAEVSVLVGDDFVGAVMSDLSGRRGRVLGTEQTPGGRTLIRAEVPEVEIGRYAIELRSMSHGTARFSRRYVRHEPMPQQVADRVREEERKAS from the coding sequence ATGGGCGACAAGGCACAGACACACCCTGGGGCCGCCGGCAGGGCACAGGCGGCCGACCACCCCCAGTCCGTACGGAATGTGGTGCTGGTCGGCCACTCCGGATCGGGCAAGACCACGTTGGTGGAGGCCCTCGCGCTCACGGCGGGGGCAGTGAACCGGGCGGGCCGCGTGGAGGACGGCGGCACCGTCTCCGACTATGACGAGATCGAGCACCGGCAGCAGCGCTCCGTGCAGCTCTCCCTGGTGCCCGTCGAGTGGGACGGCATCAAGGTCAATCTCCTCGACACCCCCGGATACGCCGACTTCGTCGGTGAGCTCAGGGCCGGTCTGCGAGCGGCGGACGCGGCCCTCTTCGTCGTCTCGGCCTCGGACGGCGTGGACGGCTCGACCCGCATGGTGTGGGAGGAGTGCGCGGCCGTGGGCATGCCACGGGCCATCGTCGTCACGCACCTGGAGGCGGCGCGCGCCGACTTCGAGGAGATGACGCGGATCTGCGCGGAGGCCTTCGGCGCGGACGATCCCGACGCGGTCCTGCCGCTCTACCTTCCGCTGCACGGCCCGCAGGCGCCGGACGGGCACGCGCCCGTGACCGGCCTGATCGGGCTGCTGTCGCAGAAGCTGTTCGACTACTCGACCGGCGAGCGCAAGGAGTCGGAGCCGGGCGAGGACCAGCTGCCGCTGATCGAGGAGGCCCGCAACCGGCTGATCGAGGGGATCATCTCGGAGAGCGAGGACGAGACCCTCATGGACCGCTACCTCGGCGGGGAACCGATCGACGTCAAGACGCTGATCGAGGACCTGGAGCGGGCCGTGGCACGCGGGGTCTTCTTCCCCGTCCTGGCCGCCGCCCCCGCTGCCGAGGGCTCCCGGCAGGGACTCGGCACGGTGGAGCTGCTGGAGCTGATCACCCGGGGTTTCCCCACGCCGCTGGAGCACGAGACGGTGCGGGTGACGACCATCGACGGCAAGCCGCGCGAGCTCAAGCCGTGCGACCCGGGCGCACCGCTGGTCGCGGAGGTCGTGAAGACCTCCTCGGACCCGTACGTCGGCCGGCTGTCGCTGATCCGCGTGTTCTCCGGCACCCTGCGCGCCGACCAGACGGTCCACGTCTCCGGGCACGGCCTGGCCGACCGCGGACACGAGGACCACGACGTCGACGAGCGGATCGGCGCCCTGTCCACCCCGTTCGGCAAACAGCAGCGCCCGGTGTCGCACGTCATCGCGGGCGACCTGGCGTGCGTGGCCAAGCTCAGCCGCGCCGAGACCGGGGACACCCTGTCCTCGAAGGACGACCCGCTGCTCATGGAACCGTGGCAGATGCCCGACCCGCTGCTGCCGCTGGCCATCCAGGCGCACAGCAAACCGGACGAGGACAAGCTCTCGCAGGGCCTGGCCCGGCTGGTCGCCGAGGACCCGACGATGCGGCTCGAACAGAACCAGGACACCCACCAGGTGGTCCTGTGGTGCCTGGGCGAGGCGCACGCGGACGTCGCCCTGGAGCGGCTGCGCAGCCGCTACGGCGTCCAGGTCGACGTCGTGCCGCACAAGGTGTCGCTGCGCGAGACGTTCGCGACCAAGGCGGCCGGGCGCGGCCGGCACGTCAAACAGTCCGGTGGGCACGGGCAGTTCGCCATCTGCGAGATCGAGGTGGAACCGCTGCCGGGCGGCTCGGGCGTCGAGTTCGTGGACAAGGTGGTCGGCGGCGCGGTGCCCCGGCAGTTCATCCCGTCGGTGGAGAAGGGCGTACGGGCCCAGGCCGCCAAGGGAGTCGCCGCCGGGTATCCGCTCATCGACGTCCGCGTGATCCTCCTCGACGGCAAGGCGCACTCGGTGGACTCCTCCGACGCCGCGTTCCAGACGGCCGGCGCGCTCGCGCTGCGGGAGGCCGCGGCCGACGCGAAGATCCATCTGCTGGAGCCGGTGGCCGAGGTGTCGGTGCTGGTCGGCGACGATTTCGTGGGCGCCGTGATGAGCGACCTGTCGGGGCGGCGCGGCCGGGTGCTCGGCACCGAGCAGACACCCGGCGGGCGCACCCTGATCCGGGCCGAGGTGCCGGAGGTCGAGATCGGTCGCTACGCGATCGAGCTGCGGTCGATGTCGCACGGCACGGCGCGCTTCAGCCGCCGGTACGTACGGCACGAGCCGATGCCGCAGCAGGTCGCGGACCGGGTCCGTGAAGAGGAGCGCAAGGCCTCCTAG
- the pgsA gene encoding phosphatidylinositol phosphate synthase has protein sequence MGQPVASRGQTATPTLGKAMLNKYARAFFTRVLTPFAAFLIRRGVSPDTVTLIGTAGVVAGALVFYPRGEFFWGTVVITLFVFSDLVDGNMARQLGRSSRWGAFLDSTLDRVADGAIFGGFILWYAGGGDDLVLCAVSIFCLASGQVVSYTKARGESIGLPVAVNGLVERAERLVISLVAAGLAGLHAFGVPGIQYLLPVALWIVAVGSLVTLIQRVVTVRRESAEAEAEAVEQDDNEGEQNNENASHGSEAAT, from the coding sequence ATGGGCCAGCCGGTGGCCAGCAGGGGCCAGACGGCGACACCGACCCTCGGGAAGGCCATGCTGAACAAGTACGCGCGTGCATTCTTCACGCGTGTTCTCACACCGTTCGCCGCGTTTCTGATCCGACGGGGCGTCAGCCCCGACACCGTCACGCTCATCGGCACGGCCGGTGTGGTCGCGGGCGCGCTGGTCTTCTACCCCAGGGGTGAGTTCTTCTGGGGCACGGTCGTGATCACGCTGTTCGTGTTCTCCGACCTCGTCGACGGCAACATGGCCCGCCAGCTCGGCCGCTCCAGCCGCTGGGGCGCCTTCCTGGACTCCACGCTCGACCGGGTCGCCGACGGCGCGATCTTCGGCGGCTTCATCCTCTGGTACGCCGGCGGGGGCGACGACCTGGTCCTGTGCGCCGTCTCGATCTTCTGCCTGGCGAGCGGCCAGGTGGTGTCCTACACCAAGGCCCGCGGCGAGTCGATCGGTCTGCCGGTCGCCGTCAACGGACTGGTCGAGCGGGCCGAGCGGCTGGTGATCTCCCTGGTCGCGGCCGGCCTCGCGGGCCTGCACGCGTTCGGTGTCCCGGGCATCCAGTACCTGCTGCCGGTCGCGCTGTGGATCGTCGCCGTGGGCAGCCTCGTCACGCTGATCCAGCGGGTCGTCACGGTCCGCCGCGAGTCCGCGGAGGCCGAGGCCGAGGCCGTCGAGCAGGACGACAATGAGGGCGAGCAGAACAACGAGAACGCCTCTCACGGGAGCGAGGCGGCCACGTGA
- a CDS encoding DUF4365 domain-containing protein codes for MAIAQPERGGLLPERTAPSRGTLATTACMETLQVGYLHAVAAAAGCSLSQPFPDNGIDWHVSHSAPGHTVDDEVTIKVQLKATYQVPPNPPGRTFAFTLDNDHLAKLARTPVSVHKILVVMLVPRAQDDWLSAGHDRLDLRHCCYWTNLAGQPITGRRRTTVRIPTSRIFDDRALCEIMTRVGTGGKP; via the coding sequence ATGGCCATAGCGCAGCCCGAACGGGGCGGGCTGCTGCCCGAGCGCACGGCTCCCTCTCGCGGCACTCTCGCCACCACCGCCTGCATGGAGACACTCCAGGTCGGCTATCTGCACGCCGTCGCGGCGGCCGCCGGCTGCTCGCTCTCCCAGCCCTTCCCCGACAACGGCATCGACTGGCACGTCAGCCACAGCGCCCCCGGGCACACGGTCGACGACGAGGTCACCATCAAGGTGCAGCTCAAGGCCACATACCAGGTGCCGCCCAACCCACCGGGCCGCACCTTCGCCTTCACGCTCGACAACGACCACCTGGCGAAACTCGCCCGCACCCCCGTGTCGGTGCACAAGATCCTGGTGGTGATGCTGGTTCCGCGCGCCCAGGACGACTGGCTGAGCGCCGGCCACGACCGGCTCGACCTCAGGCACTGCTGCTACTGGACCAACCTCGCCGGCCAGCCGATCACCGGCCGCCGCCGCACCACCGTGCGGATACCGACTTCACGCATCTTCGACGACCGGGCGCTGTGCGAGATCATGACGCGGGTCGGGACGGGAGGGAAACCGTGA
- the thrS gene encoding threonine--tRNA ligase, producing the protein MSDVRVIIQRDSEREERVVTTGTTAAELFAGERSIIAARVGGELRDLSYALSDGDEVEGVEISSEDGLNILRHSTAHVMAQAVQELFPEAKLGIGPPVKDGFYYDFDVEKPFTPEDLKAIEKKMQEIQKRGQKFARRVVTDEAAREELAGEPYKLELIGLKGAASSDDGADVEVGAGELTIYDNLDAKTGELCWKDLCRGPHLPSTRAIPAFKLMRNAAAYWRGSEKNPMLQRIYGTAWPTKDELKAHLEFLAEAEKRDHRKLGSELDLFSIPEQIGSGLAVFHPRGGIIRRVMEDYSRRRHEEEGYEFVYTPHATKGKLFETSGHLDWYADGMYPPMQLDEGVDYYLKPMNCPMHNLIFDARGRSYRELPLRLFEFGTVYRYEKSGVVHGLTRARGFTQDDAHIYCTREQMSEELDKTLTFVLNLLRDYGLTDFYLELSTKDPEKFVGSDEAWEEATETLRQVAEKQGLPLVPDPGGAAFYGPKISVQAKDAIGRTWQMSTIQLDFNLPERFDLEYTAADGSKTRPVMIHRALFGSIERFFAVLLEHYAGAFPAWLAPVQALGIPIGDAHVEYLEKFAAAARKKGLRVEVDSSSDRMQKKIRNAQKQKVPFMVIAGDEDMSHGSVSFRYRDGSQENGIPFDEAIAKIVKVVEERAQV; encoded by the coding sequence GTGTCAGACGTCCGTGTGATCATCCAGCGCGATTCCGAGCGGGAAGAACGCGTGGTGACGACGGGCACTACGGCCGCCGAGCTCTTCGCCGGCGAGCGCTCGATCATCGCCGCGCGCGTGGGCGGCGAGCTCAGGGACCTGTCGTACGCCCTGTCCGACGGCGACGAGGTCGAGGGCGTCGAGATCTCCTCCGAGGACGGCCTGAACATCCTGCGCCACTCCACCGCGCACGTCATGGCACAGGCCGTGCAGGAGCTCTTCCCCGAGGCCAAGCTCGGCATCGGCCCGCCCGTCAAGGACGGTTTCTACTACGACTTCGACGTCGAGAAGCCGTTCACGCCCGAGGATCTCAAGGCCATCGAGAAGAAGATGCAGGAGATCCAGAAGCGGGGGCAGAAGTTCGCCCGCCGCGTGGTCACCGACGAGGCCGCCCGCGAGGAGCTGGCCGGTGAGCCGTACAAGCTGGAGCTGATCGGCCTCAAGGGCGCCGCCTCCTCCGACGACGGCGCGGACGTCGAGGTCGGCGCCGGCGAGCTGACGATCTACGACAACCTGGACGCCAAGACCGGCGAGTTGTGCTGGAAGGACCTCTGCCGCGGTCCCCACCTGCCGTCGACCCGTGCGATCCCGGCGTTCAAGCTGATGCGCAACGCGGCCGCCTACTGGCGCGGCAGCGAGAAGAACCCCATGCTCCAGCGCATCTACGGCACCGCCTGGCCCACCAAGGACGAGCTGAAGGCGCACCTGGAGTTCCTCGCCGAAGCCGAGAAGCGCGACCACCGCAAGCTCGGCAGCGAGCTCGACCTGTTCTCCATTCCGGAGCAGATCGGCTCCGGCCTCGCCGTCTTCCACCCCCGGGGCGGCATCATCCGCCGGGTCATGGAGGACTACTCGCGGCGCCGCCACGAGGAGGAGGGCTACGAGTTCGTCTACACCCCGCACGCGACGAAGGGGAAGCTCTTCGAGACCTCGGGCCACCTGGACTGGTACGCCGACGGCATGTACCCGCCCATGCAGCTCGACGAGGGCGTGGATTACTACCTCAAGCCCATGAACTGCCCGATGCACAACCTGATCTTCGACGCGCGCGGCCGCTCCTACCGCGAACTGCCGCTGCGCCTCTTCGAGTTCGGGACCGTGTACCGGTACGAGAAGTCGGGCGTCGTGCACGGCCTGACCCGGGCCCGCGGCTTCACCCAGGACGACGCGCACATCTACTGCACGCGCGAGCAGATGTCGGAGGAGCTCGACAAGACGCTCACCTTCGTTCTGAACCTGCTGCGCGACTACGGCCTCACCGACTTCTACCTGGAGCTGTCCACCAAGGACCCGGAGAAGTTCGTCGGCTCGGACGAGGCCTGGGAGGAGGCCACGGAGACGCTGCGCCAGGTGGCGGAGAAGCAGGGGCTCCCCCTCGTTCCCGACCCGGGCGGCGCCGCCTTCTACGGCCCGAAGATCTCCGTCCAGGCCAAGGACGCCATCGGCCGCACCTGGCAGATGTCGACCATCCAGCTCGACTTCAACCTGCCCGAGCGCTTCGACCTGGAATACACGGCCGCGGACGGCTCCAAGACCCGCCCGGTCATGATCCACCGCGCGCTGTTCGGCTCGATCGAGCGCTTCTTCGCGGTGCTCCTGGAGCACTACGCGGGTGCCTTCCCGGCGTGGCTGGCGCCGGTCCAGGCGCTCGGCATCCCGATCGGCGACGCGCACGTCGAGTACCTGGAGAAGTTCGCGGCGGCGGCCAGGAAGAAGGGCCTGCGTGTCGAGGTGGACTCCTCCTCGGACCGGATGCAGAAGAAGATCCGCAACGCCCAGAAGCAGAAGGTGCCCTTCATGGTCATCGCGGGTGACGAGGACATGTCCCACGGGTCCGTGTCCTTCCGCTACCGCGACGGCTCCCAGGAGAACGGCATCCCGTTCGACGAGGCCATCGCGAAGATCGTGAAGGTCGTCGAGGAGCGGGCGCAGGTCTGA